In the Clostridium sporogenes genome, one interval contains:
- a CDS encoding methyl-accepting chemotaxis protein, translating into MSKSKKKRIKTKLITLFLIVAIIIVIVGAIGGFALKSVAKNGKEMYSVNLQSVYMITDMNQNLTEIKSDMLQLVYEKDKSKKSQLIEDIQKNKDENSKYLSEYEKLEKTEEENKIFEDFKVQIAEYRILREDVIKLVQADNYVEAEKKYKEIPKVREAMFDSINKIIEINLKSAGLANEEINSIYIKSNTVIIILSIIGLVIAILIGLYTARDIANPLNKVKDLAERLANYDFSAPIVIERGDEFGQTATALNTAQENVNGLVKIIMENSQDISASSEELSATVEELSSKVETINTSINSITGSMQEASASSEEISASVEEVDSSANELSQKAVEGSSNSNKFKERATEVKKNSQKAIEESQKIHLEKKNNMEKAIEEVRVVDSIKVMADTIASISEQTNLLALNAAIEAARAGEQGKGFAVVAEEVRNLAEQSKEAVLSIQETIAKVQSAFKSSIDTGTDILEFINIQVMDQFDDYGKTGSQYYEDSDFVSKMSEEIAAMSEQVTATLGQVSEAVQNMAVSAQSSTEEAEVIKDSMNETTKAIEQVAETAQSQAELAQNLNEMVNKFKI; encoded by the coding sequence ATGTCGAAAAGTAAAAAAAAGAGAATAAAAACGAAACTAATTACCTTATTTTTAATAGTAGCTATAATTATTGTTATAGTAGGGGCTATAGGCGGATTTGCGCTTAAAAGCGTAGCAAAAAATGGTAAAGAAATGTACAGTGTAAATCTACAATCTGTCTATATGATTACAGATATGAACCAAAATTTAACAGAGATTAAGAGTGATATGTTACAGTTAGTGTATGAAAAAGATAAATCTAAGAAGTCTCAATTGATAGAGGATATTCAGAAAAATAAAGATGAAAATAGCAAATATCTTTCTGAGTATGAAAAGTTAGAGAAGACAGAAGAGGAAAATAAAATATTTGAAGATTTTAAAGTGCAAATAGCTGAATATAGAATATTAAGAGAAGATGTTATAAAATTGGTACAAGCTGATAATTATGTTGAGGCAGAAAAGAAATATAAAGAAATACCAAAAGTTAGGGAGGCTATGTTTGATAGTATAAATAAAATAATTGAAATAAATTTAAAATCAGCTGGGTTGGCAAATGAAGAGATTAATTCTATATATATTAAATCTAATACGGTTATTATTATTTTAAGTATAATTGGTCTTGTAATTGCAATTTTAATAGGATTATATACGGCTAGAGATATAGCTAACCCACTTAATAAGGTAAAAGATTTAGCAGAGAGATTAGCAAATTATGATTTTTCAGCTCCTATTGTAATTGAAAGAGGAGATGAATTTGGACAAACAGCCACAGCTTTAAATACTGCACAGGAAAATGTAAATGGATTGGTTAAAATAATTATGGAAAATTCACAGGATATAAGCGCCTCTTCCGAAGAACTTTCTGCTACTGTTGAGGAATTATCATCAAAAGTGGAAACTATAAATACTTCAATAAATAGTATTACAGGAAGTATGCAGGAAGCTAGCGCCTCATCTGAAGAAATTAGTGCATCTGTTGAAGAGGTAGATTCAAGTGCAAATGAATTATCACAAAAAGCTGTGGAAGGAAGCAGTAATTCAAATAAGTTTAAGGAAAGAGCTACAGAAGTTAAAAAGAACAGTCAAAAAGCTATAGAAGAATCACAAAAAATACATTTAGAAAAGAAAAATAATATGGAAAAAGCTATTGAAGAAGTTAGAGTTGTTGATAGTATAAAAGTTATGGCAGATACCATAGCAAGTATTTCAGAACAAACTAATTTACTTGCTTTAAATGCAGCAATAGAAGCTGCAAGGGCAGGAGAACAGGGAAAAGGTTTTGCAGTGGTAGCTGAAGAAGTAAGAAATCTTGCAGAACAATCAAAAGAGGCTGTTTTAAGTATACAGGAAACTATAGCTAAAGTACAAAGTGCATTTAAGAGTAGTATTGATACAGGAACTGATATATTAGAATTTATAAATATACAAGTAATGGATCAATTTGATGATTATGGAAAAACAGGAAGCCAATATTATGAAGATTCTGATTTTGTAAGCAAAATGTCTGAGGAAATAGCAGCTATGTCTGAACAAGTTACTGCAACGTTAGGACAAGTAAGTGAAGCTGTGCAAAATATGGCAGTTTCCGCTCAAAGCTCTACTGAAGAAGCAGAGGTAATAAAGGATAGTATGAATGAGACAACTAAAGCTATAGAACAAGTAGCAGAAACTGCTCAAAGTCAAGCAGAACTTGCCCAAAATTTAAATGAAATGGTAAATAAATTTAAAATATAA